The Drosophila teissieri strain GT53w chromosome X, Prin_Dtei_1.1, whole genome shotgun sequence genome has a segment encoding these proteins:
- the LOC122625122 gene encoding glucose dehydrogenase [FAD, quinone], protein MGDQRVHKPRTAEIRTLLLNRSLWPLLILFIGSITPTSVVAQLFAVDSSGLGISLMQSVAIALNASSLALANNTAWPPQHEPPEDRSEMEQYDYIVVGAGSAGAIVASRLSELCQLKVLLLEEGQLPPLESEIFSLTAALHHDERYMYLEEAVPNPQCCQAMATTHGCVWWHGRMMGGGGAINGNIYIPGSRDNFRRWNSTGWDWTQVQQTYARLQQRLNPSYLQPNALNLKLANLIYAGAAELGVPRMKQPLVAGATFGYTHHVPVTVNQGRRASSGRLYLANDQVNRRGNLKVIRGAQVQKVLLNANGTRATGVTYTLNGVEHTAIASGEVVLSAGTLNSAKLLLLSGIGPREELQRWNITTYQDLPVGRHLQDHGMMPLFLLFGANCAVNSTRDATEDPYAPVSVAEYLLDNQQGPLASGFYMMGYINSSAPSSSRGEPDLHVVAHTLLPKGSTGSFGYLGFRPELVQAQQDVLQQADVLQIMGSLLRPQSQGRVRLSSTNATDQAKIENHYGEALQDQQTLLRYVRYIQKLSNTRSFRRCGLRLWLPPLAECDALAPDSDDYWLCYIRYFYVGAWHSVGTCRMAPRKQGNSGEDGGVVDERLRVHGVKGLRVVDASIMPELPAGNTNGPAMMIGEKGAQMILDDREADNEVVQEC, encoded by the coding sequence ATGGGCGATCAGCGCGTACACAAACCGCGCACAGCGGAGATCAGAACCCTGCTCCTCAATAGGAGTTTGTGGCCACTGTTGATCCTGTTTATTGGGAGCATTACTCCTACATCGGTTGTGGCCCAATTGTTTGCGGTGGACAGCAGTGGCCTGGGCATTTCGCTGATGCAATCGGTGGCCATAGCTCTGAATGCGTCCAGCCTCGCGCTGGCCAACAACACCGCCTGGCCGCCGCAGCACGAGCCGCCGGAGGATCGGTCGGAGATGGAGCAGTATGACTATATAGTGGTGGGTGCAGGCAGTGCCGGTGCCATTGTGGCCAGTCGCTTGAGTGAGCTGTGCCAGTTgaaggtgctgctgctggaggagggACAACTACCGCCGCTGGAATCGGAGATCTTTAGCCTGACCGCGGCACTGCATCATGACGAGCGGTACATGTACCTGGAGGAGGCTGTGCCCAATCCGCAATGCTGCCAGGCAATGGCGACCACGCACGGCTGCGTCTGGTGGCATGGACGCATgatgggcggcggtggcgccATCAATGGCAATATCTACATACCCGGCAGTCGGGATAACTTCAGGCGCTGGAACTCAACGGGCTGGGACTGGACGCAGGTCCAGCAGACCTACGCTCGTCTGCAGCAGCGCCTGAACCCCTCCTACCTGCAACCAAATGCGCTCAACTTGAAGTTGGCCAACCTCATATACGCCGGCGCTGCCGAACTGGGTGTACCGCGGATGAAACAGCCCCTTGTAGCGGGTGCCACGTTCGGTTACACGCATCATGTGCCCGTGACCGTCAACCAAGGACGCAGGGCCAGCAGCGGTCGTTTGTACTTGGCCAACGATCAAGTTAATAGAAGGGGCAACCTAAAGGTAATCCGAGGAGCACAAGTGCAGAAGGTGCTACTCAATGCGAACGGAACCCGAGCAACGGGCGTGACTTACACCCTAAATGGTGTGGAACACACGGCGATAGCCTCGGGAGAAGTTGTCCTGAGTGCAGGTACGCTCAATTCCGCCAAGTTGCTCCTGCTTTCGGGCATCGGTCCGCGGGAGGAGCTGCAGCGATGGAACATAACCACGTACCAGGACCTGCCAGTGGGTCGACATCTGCAGGATCACGGCATGATGCCGCTGTTCCTGCTCTTCGGCGCGAATTGCGCCGTCAACAGCACACGGGATGCCACCGAGGATCCCTATGCTCCCGTATCGGTCGCAGAGTATCTGCTGGACAATCAGCAGGGTCCTTTGGCCAGTGGCTTCTACATGATGGGCTACATCAATTCCAGTGCGCCGAGCAGCAGTCGCGGTGAACCCGATCTGCATGTGGTGGCCCACACGCTGTTGCCCAAGGGAAGCACCGGTAGCTTTGGCTACCTGGGCTTTCGCCCGGAATTGGTGCAGGCTCAGCAGGATGTCTTGCAGCAAGCAGATGTACTGCAAATCATGGGCTCCCTACTGCGTCCCCAGTCGCAAGGCAGAGTGCGTCTATCGAGCACGAATGCCACCGATCAGGCAAAGATCGAAAACCACTATGGCGAGGCTCTGCAGGATCAGCAGACGCTGCTCCGCTATGTGCGATATATTCAGAAGTTGAGCAATACCCGATCCTTTCGTCGATGTGGCCTGCGACTTTGGCTGCCGCCCCTCGCCGAATGCGATGCACTGGCTCCCGATTCCGATGACTACTGGTTGTGCTACATCAGATACTTCTATGTGGGTGCCTGGCATTCCGTGGGCACTTGTCGCATGGCTCCGAGGAAGCAGGGAAATTCTGGGGAGGATGGCGGCGTGGTGGACGAAAGACTGAGAGTTCACGGGGTCAAGGGTCTTCGTGTGGTGGATGCCAGCATCATGCCGGAGTTGCCGGCGGGCAATACAAACGGACCCGCCATGATGATTGGCGAAAAGGGGGCACAAATGATTCTCGACGATCGGGAGGCAGATAACGAGGTGGTACAGGAGTGCTGA
- the LOC122625135 gene encoding uncharacterized protein LOC122625135 yields MRVRGDCAAQSTSATARQMTQMPLQLLSPKCILLLALLLLLDSSRARPQQFLLAEDLLTGAGAGTDTGTATASGTGFGDDRVPINDPSDLSAGLNLAPVGSLIAAAANAVPPAPVQFIRTAMNSGL; encoded by the exons ATGCGAGTGCGCGGCGATTGTGCTGCTCAGTCCACGTCCGCCACTGCTCGCCAAATGACGCAAATGCCGCTCCAACTGCTGTCCCCCAAGTGCATCCTGCTcctggcgctgctgctcctgctggacTCCAGTCGGGCCAGACCGCAGCAGTTCCTCCTCGCAGAGGATCTGCTAactggagcgggagcgggTACGGATACGGGAACTGCCACTGCAAGCGGCACCGGATTTGGAGATGATCGAGTGCCCATCAACGATCCATCGG atcTGAGTGCTGGTTTGAATTTGGCGCCCGTCGGCAGTCTGATTGCGGCAGCAGCGAATGCCGTGCCCCCCGCCCCCGTTCAGTTTATTCGCACGGCCATGAACAGCGGGCTCTGA
- the LOC122625121 gene encoding glucose dehydrogenase [FAD, quinone], translating into MEQLGLQKSVSCMLVNALTEITYFGGSAEWTLAGISSFAGVQENSSAETHSVSQCIFTMSAINTFVAMWRFLLTLGPSAMIILLLNRGILEQRPDIVDEQHRVRSIHIEDLRESYDFIVIGGGSAGCVLAARLSENPEWSVLLLEAGGDEPLLIDLPQLYPVFQRSPWDWKYLTEPSDRYCLAMEDQRCFWPRAKVLGGCSSINAMMYIRGNRRDYDHWAELGNPGWNYANVLHYFRKLEDMRVPGFEHSPYHGHGGPISVERYRFPSPLLDIFMRAAQQLGMVNAEGDFNGRSQTGFAPPHGSLRDGLRCSANKGYIRRSWQRPNLDIVLKAFVERIVIDPQSHRAAGVIFEYGLLKHTVRASREVILSAGSLASPQLLMVSGVGPREQLEPLGIPVVQHLPGVGGNLQDHISTSGAIYTFDSGQDRHLSFIVPEMMNEQAVEDFVRGSDSFFYAMPVSEVMGFISTRYQDPRQDWPDVQIFMGSYGYGADGGMIGRRGAAITLDNYAEAFEPMIYQDSFVIAPLLMRPRSRGYLQLRSADPKVHPLIHANYYDDPHDMAVMVEGLKLAHRLTQTPVMQALNATMNIYEWRNCPEVEYLSDAFWECLARFYSQTIYHPVGTCKMAPASDPGGVVDPRLRVRGMRGLRVIDASVMPTIPTGNTNAPTLMLAERGADIIKEDWHHYRDGGWG; encoded by the exons ATGGAGCAACTGGGATTGCAGAAGTCAGTGTCTTGCATGTTGGTCAATGCACTCACAGAAATAACGTATTTTGGTGGATCAGCAGAATGGACTTTAGCTGGAATCAGCAGTTTCGCTGGAGTACAGGAAAATAGTTCCGCCGAAactcactcagtcagtcagtgtATTTTCACGATGTCGGCGATCAACACGTTTGTGGCCATGTGGCGGTTCTTGCTGACCCTCGGCCCCTCGGCCATGATCATCCTGCTCCTGAACCGAGGCATCTTGGAGCAGCGGCCGGACATTGTGGACGAGCAGCATCGCGTTCGCTCCATACACATCGAAGATCTGCGTGAATCCTACGATTTTATTGTGATTGGCGGCGGTTCGGCGGGTTGTGTGTTGGCCGCCAGACTCTCGGAGAATCCGGAATGGAGTGTTCTCCTCTTGGAAGCTGGCGGGGATGAGCCACTGCTCATCGATTTGCCGCAATTGTATCCGGTGTTCCAGCGCAGTCCGTGGGACTGGAAGTACCTGACCGAACCATCGGATCGATACTGCCTGGCCATGGAGGATCAACGCTGCTTTTGGCCGAGGGCCAAAGTGCTGGGCGGCTGCAGTTCCATCAATGCCATGATGTATATACGCGGCAACAGGCGGGACTACGATCACTGGGCGGAACTGGGCAATCCCGGCTGGAACTATGCCAATGTGCTGCACTATTTCCGCAAGCTGGAGGACATGCGGGTGCCTGGATTCGAGCATAGTCCGTACCATGGACATGGTGGTCCCATTTCCGTTGAAAGATACAG ATTCCCCTCGCCGCTACTGGACATTTTCATGCGGGCTGCCCAACAGCTGGGCATGGTTAATGCCGAGGGCGACTTCAATGGTCGATCCCAGACGGGATTCGCTCCGCCACATGGCAGCCTTCGCGATGGACTGCGTTGCAGTGCCAATAAGGGATACATTCGCCGGAGCTGGCAGCGTCCCAACTTGGACATCGTACTCAAGGCATTTGTGGAGCGCATTGTGATCGATCCGCAATCCCATCGAGCAGCCGGCGTGATCTTCGAGTACGGCCTGCTGAAGCACACGGTCAGAGCCAGCAGGGAGGTGATCCTGTCCGCGGGATCCTTGGCCAGTCCGCAGCTGCTGATGGTCAGTGGTGTGGGGCCGCGGGAGCAACTGGAGCCACTTGGCATTCCGGTGGTGCAGCACTTGCCCGGCGTGGGTGGCAATCTGCAGGATCACATCTCCACCTCGGGCGCCATCTACACATTCGACAGTGGACAAGACCGCCATCTGTCGTTCATTGTGCCCGAAATGATGAATGAGCAGGCGGTGGAGGATTTTGTTCGGGGATCGGATAGCTTCTTCTACGCCATGCCCGTGAGCGAGGTGATGGGCTTCATTAGCACTCGCTATCAGGATCCCCGCCAGGATTGGCCCGATGTCCAGATCTTCATGGGCAGCTACGGCTATGGAGCCGATGGCGGAATGATTGGACGCCGTGGAGCTGCCATCACATTGGACAACTATGCCGAGGCATTCGAGCCGATGATCTACCAGGATTCCTTTGTGATCGCCCCACTGCTGATGCGTCCACGCTCCCGGGGATACCTACAGTTGCGCTCCGCCGACCCGAAGGTGCATCCCCTCATCCATGCCAACTACTATGACGATCCGCACGACATGGCCGTGATGGTGGAGGGCCTGAAGCTGGCCCATCGTCTCACCCAAACGCCGGTGATGCAAGCGCTGAATGCCACCATGAACATCTACGAGTGGCGCAATTGCCCGGAGGTGGAGTACCTCAGCGATGCCTTCTGGGAGTGCCTGGCCCGGTTCTACTCCCAGACGATCTACCATCCGGTGGGCACCTGCAAGATGGCACCAGCCTCGGATCCCGGCGGTGTCGTAGATCCCCGATTGCGGGTGAGAGGCATGCGTGGATTGCGGGTCATCGATGCCAGTGTGATGCCCACTATTCCCACGGGCAACACGAATGCTCCGACTTTGATGCTGGCGGAGAGGGGAGCGGACATCATCAAGGAGGACTGGCATCACTACCGAGATGGTGGTTGGGGTTAG